DNA sequence from the Uloborus diversus isolate 005 chromosome 1, Udiv.v.3.1, whole genome shotgun sequence genome:
ACCAGCTTGGATGTTCCTTTAGCTTCTACAGACATGTCTTTTTGCAATTCTGGATTATCCTCAAACCCTCTATTAGGAAAAGTAGAACTCCTTAGCCAATCAGGTCCGTTGAACCACAAGTCGCACCTTTCTAGTTTAGTTGGAGGTATCCCTCTTGTTCCGCAATCAGCAGGATTCTCCAGACCGCTCACATGGTTCCAGTGAACATTAGGAGTCAGCTCTTGAATTTGTGCTACTCGATTAGCTACGAACGGTTGCCATCTTCTTGGTTCAGACTTCAGCCATGCCAGTGTGATCTTGGAATCAGACCACGCAAATGTCTCAGAGATTGGCACAGTTAGCGTTGGAAAGGTAGCTTGCAACAAATTGGCAAGAAGTAAAGCAGAACAGAGTTCCAATCGAGGTAAAGACTGCGGTTTTACTGGAGAAACACGCATCTTGGATGTTAGCAGTCTGGATGTCACAGCTAGGGTTACATCCTGAGAACGAATGTATATAGCTGCGCAATAGGCCTTCTCTGAAGAGTCGCAGAATCCGTGTACTTGCACGTCTGAAGCATGGGGAATGAGCATACGGCGTGGAATTTTGATATTTGTAAGTACAGGAAGCTGTTCTTGAAATGTTCTCCACTGCTTTGCCAGAGAATCAGGTAGCTCCTCGTCCCAGCTTAGATGATGACTCCACAGCTCTTGGAGGAAGATTTTGGAAATGATAACTGTAGGTGCCAACCAGCCCAAGGGGTCAAAGATTTTAGCGACTTCAGAAAGTACCTTACGTTTAGTCCATACGTCCATCTCATTGACGGTGATCGTAAAGGTGAACTTGTCAACATCTGGAAGCCAAGCTATTCCCAGAATCTTGACAGGTTGGTCATCGTTGATCGTGTGTTTTGAATCAATTGCCTGTAATTCTTTTGAAATGGTTGCCAGTACGTCGGGATCGTTTGACACCCATTTACGTAAAGAAAAGCCTCTCTTTTTCATCATATCCTGCAGCTCGGATACCAGTTGAATGGCTTCCTTCTTTGTCGCACTCCCACTCAGCAAATCATCTACATAAAAGTGACAACGGGTAGCTCTTGAAGCGGCTGGAAAATTCCCTTGTTCGTCTATGGCAAGCTGTCGTAAAGTTCTCGTGGAGAGGAATGGTGCTGAGGATGTTCCGTAGGTAACAGTAGTTAGACGATATTCTTTTATTGGTTCGTTTGGAGACTCCCTCCAAAGAATTCTTTGCCAGTCTACGCCTTCCTCATGAACTTTAATCTGGCGGAACATCTTTTCCACATCAGCGCAAATGGCTACATTGAAAAGTCGAAACTGAATCAGGATAGGGAAAAGTTCTGGCTGTACTCTTGGTCCAACCATGAGCAAATCGTTTAAAGAAAGTCCAGACGAGGTTTTACTTGAAGCGTCGAAGACGACGCGGAGCTTAGTTGTAGAGCTAGTGTTTCTAACAACTCCGTGATGAGGGAGGTACAAACTATTGATGTTATTAATTTCAGAATCTGGAACCAGCTCCATGTGCTTTAGATCAAGGTATTCCTTCATGAATTTGCGATAGAGTTCGTATTTTTCTAGATTAGAAATGAGATGGCGTTCCACGCTGATTAGCCTACGAATTGCATTTTGTTTTGAATCACCTAACCGCGTGGGAGGTGTATGAAATGGTAACCTTACTGTATATCTGCCATTCTCATCCCTAGAATGTGTTTTTGCGAAATGATCTTCACACGACTTTTCTAAAGAAGTTAAGGGTTTAGCACATGGTACAGAATCTAATTCCCAAAATTTATTGATTAGATGATCTGACACTAACTGaatattatttacatgaagagaaaTTTGATCACCAAAATTAGCCTTACCGCCAATTATCCAACCCAGTTCTGAACGAATGGCAAATGGTTTATCCTTACCTAACGATAACGTTTGACCCTTTAGCAATGGCAAAGTAAGGTCAATACCGAGAAGTACATCAATCGGACCACTCTT
Encoded proteins:
- the LOC129223116 gene encoding uncharacterized protein LOC129223116 yields the protein MKEYLDLKHMELVPDSEINNINSLYLPHHGVVRNTSSTTKLRVVFDASSKTSSGLSLNDLLMVGPRVQPELFPILIQFRLFNVAICADVEKMFRQIKVHEEGVDWQRILWRESPNEPIKEYRLTTVTYGTSSAPFLSTRTLRQLAIDEQGNFPAASRATRCHFYVDDLLSGSATKKEAIQLVSELQDMMKKRGFSLRKWVSNDPDVLATISKELQAIDSKHTINDDQPVKILGIAWLPDVDKFTFTITVNEMDVWTKRKVLSEVAKIFDPLGWLAPTVIISKIFLQELWSHHLSWDEELPDSLAKQWRTFQEQLPVLTNIKIPRRMLIPHASDVQVHGFCDSSEKAYCAAIYIRSQDVTLAVTSRLLTSKMRVSPVKPQSLPRLELCSALLLANLLQATFPTLTVPISETFAWSDSKITLAWLKSEPRRWQPFVANRVAQIQELTPNVHWNHVSGLENPADCGTRGIPPTKLERCDLWFNGPDWLRSSTFPNRGFEDNPELQKDMSVEAKGTSKLNRYNLSGPGFHPTPQY